A portion of the Edaphobacter lichenicola genome contains these proteins:
- a CDS encoding S41 family peptidase: MAPRTHRALFSATVFLATCAVIGSFINQKVAAQSANDESTLRDSLHSFTNVYSLVEQNYAEPLNTDKTDKAIYDGAIPGMLHVLDPHSNFYDPKAFAQMREDQHGKYYGVGMTIQPQPTPNGKTKIVVLYPFEGTPSYKAGIRPGDEILTVDGKSTEGMDSTGVATMLKGARGTHVSVTMMREGSSRPLVFDLVRDEIPRPSVDLAFLLSPGIGYIHVSSFIETTSHEVGDALDKFGDIHGLVLDLRGNPGGLLNEAVNMSDKFLQKGQIVVSQRGRAFPDQVYRATRGEEGPKFPIVVLVNRNTASAAEIVSGALQDHDRALIAGETTFGKGLVQTVFQITENTGLALTTYHYYTPSGRLIQRNYDHVSLYDYYYVRDDSDKAKDKSNLEVKLTDSGRTVYGGGGITPDEKIDNLKSNHFQDNLLVHYAFFNFSKHYLASHTVTKDFVVDDAVMQQFKSFLKDTQIEYTDADIAGVDGWIKESIKSELFTSQFGQLEGLKVRAEWDPQIAKAVTFLPEAQTLEDHSKLAQKTNTASAKP, from the coding sequence ATGGCTCCCCGCACTCACCGCGCTCTCTTCTCCGCCACTGTTTTTCTCGCTACCTGCGCTGTCATCGGCTCCTTCATTAATCAGAAGGTCGCCGCCCAGTCCGCCAACGATGAGTCCACTCTCCGCGACTCCCTCCACTCCTTCACCAACGTCTACTCCCTCGTCGAGCAAAACTACGCCGAGCCCCTCAACACCGACAAGACCGACAAGGCAATCTACGACGGTGCCATCCCCGGCATGCTCCATGTCCTCGATCCCCACTCCAACTTCTACGATCCCAAAGCCTTCGCCCAGATGCGCGAGGACCAGCACGGCAAGTACTACGGCGTCGGCATGACCATCCAGCCCCAGCCCACGCCCAACGGCAAAACCAAAATCGTCGTCCTTTACCCGTTCGAAGGCACCCCATCCTATAAAGCCGGCATCCGCCCCGGCGACGAGATTCTCACAGTCGACGGCAAATCCACCGAAGGCATGGACTCCACCGGCGTAGCCACCATGCTCAAAGGCGCACGCGGCACGCACGTCTCCGTCACGATGATGCGCGAAGGTTCATCCCGCCCCCTGGTCTTCGATCTCGTCCGCGACGAAATCCCCCGCCCCTCGGTCGACCTCGCCTTCCTGCTTAGCCCGGGCATCGGCTACATCCACGTCTCGAGCTTCATCGAAACCACCAGCCACGAAGTCGGCGACGCCCTCGACAAGTTCGGCGACATCCACGGTCTCGTCCTCGACCTCCGCGGCAACCCCGGTGGCCTCTTGAACGAAGCTGTCAACATGTCCGACAAGTTCCTGCAAAAGGGGCAGATTGTAGTCTCGCAACGCGGTCGCGCCTTCCCCGACCAGGTCTATCGGGCCACCCGCGGCGAAGAGGGACCAAAGTTCCCCATCGTCGTCCTGGTCAATCGCAACACTGCTTCAGCAGCCGAGATTGTCTCCGGCGCCCTGCAGGATCATGACCGGGCTCTCATCGCCGGCGAAACCACCTTCGGCAAGGGCCTTGTCCAGACCGTCTTCCAGATCACCGAAAACACCGGCCTCGCCCTCACCACCTATCACTACTACACCCCCTCCGGCCGCCTCATTCAGCGTAACTATGATCACGTCTCGCTCTACGACTACTACTACGTCCGCGACGACTCCGACAAAGCCAAGGACAAGAGCAACCTCGAGGTCAAACTCACCGACTCCGGCCGCACCGTCTACGGCGGCGGCGGCATCACTCCCGACGAGAAGATCGACAACCTGAAGTCCAATCACTTCCAGGACAATCTCCTCGTCCACTATGCCTTCTTCAACTTCAGCAAGCACTACCTCGCCTCCCACACCGTCACCAAAGATTTCGTGGTCGACGATGCGGTCATGCAGCAGTTCAAGTCCTTCCTCAAAGACACCCAGATCGAATACACCGACGCAGACATCGCCGGTGTGGACGGATGGATCAAGGAGAGCATTAAGAGTGAGCTCTTCACCTCACAGTTCGGTCAACTCGAAGGCCTCAAAGTCCGCGCCGAGTGGGATCCGCAGATCGCCAAGGCGGTCACCTTCCTGCCCGAGGCCCAGACCCTCGAAGACCACTCCAAGCTGGCCCAGAAGACCAACACCGCCAGCGCCAAACCCTAA
- a CDS encoding peptidylprolyl isomerase yields MTLRISQFAVVCGLGLLALPGVVQAQAPRYQSPLSVPNAPQPQLTLPVTQPITPNGTVVEDVVVHVNDQIISRSDVERAEEGLAQENQQTGASAAEAAERQRNLLRDMIDKQLLLSRGKELGINADAEVIRRLDEIRKQNKMDTMEDLEKAARQQGVSFEDFKAGIRDNVITQQVVRDEVGRRLQMTQNQEQAYYDAHKQEFSQPEQIKLSEILIPTAADADEAAVAQAKAKAETVEAKLKSGSKFEDMAEAFSGGPTADKGGDLGLYKRGALAKVLEDQTFGLKAGEWTAPIRTRQGFVILKVTDHVDTGVPPLKDIEPQIQEAMYSEQMQPALRAYLTKLREEAYIDIRAGYVDSGASPKQTKPVFTAYAPPVAKKKKVQQKKRFDRGTKYSTVAKTTGAPATTAAVATTTTVTKNGKTVVKAKKVKREKIRYGQAPRNSLPPGPQETASGADIGEGAASATAAAAAPGTAIAPVEGVAQESSTSDTGPNPLAATAAPHGKTRYSDRAKVDAEKKAVKVKKKKEKAAAASAPMTAEEKAAQQTQAAPLGLNGDTAKKKKKVKVKGAPKERLQNKPPAPPAAPPVETPSKAPDRGTPMEGVHGTGTPAPKASDTTTLPPATAPPASNPPDAGQPPATPGSPIPTPPQQ; encoded by the coding sequence ATGACCTTGAGAATTTCGCAGTTTGCGGTGGTGTGTGGGCTAGGTTTGCTGGCACTGCCGGGAGTGGTGCAAGCACAGGCGCCGCGGTACCAGAGCCCGTTGAGCGTTCCGAATGCACCGCAGCCGCAGCTGACGCTGCCTGTCACTCAACCGATTACACCGAATGGAACCGTGGTGGAAGACGTGGTCGTGCATGTGAACGACCAGATCATCAGCCGGAGCGACGTGGAGCGGGCCGAAGAGGGGCTTGCGCAGGAGAACCAGCAGACGGGCGCGAGCGCCGCCGAGGCTGCAGAGCGGCAGAGGAATCTTCTTCGCGACATGATCGATAAGCAGCTGCTGCTGTCGCGCGGTAAGGAGTTGGGGATTAACGCCGATGCTGAAGTGATTCGTCGACTGGATGAGATTCGTAAGCAGAACAAGATGGACACGATGGAGGACCTGGAGAAGGCCGCACGGCAACAGGGCGTTTCTTTTGAGGACTTCAAGGCAGGCATTCGGGACAACGTGATTACGCAGCAGGTGGTGCGGGACGAGGTGGGCCGCCGGCTGCAGATGACGCAAAACCAGGAGCAGGCTTACTACGACGCGCACAAGCAGGAGTTTTCGCAACCGGAGCAGATCAAGCTGAGCGAGATCCTGATTCCGACAGCTGCAGATGCTGACGAAGCGGCAGTTGCGCAGGCGAAGGCCAAGGCCGAGACGGTCGAGGCAAAGCTGAAGTCTGGCAGCAAATTCGAGGATATGGCTGAGGCGTTTTCCGGCGGCCCGACGGCGGACAAGGGTGGAGATCTCGGACTTTATAAGCGTGGAGCGCTGGCGAAGGTTCTCGAAGACCAGACGTTCGGACTGAAGGCAGGCGAATGGACGGCGCCGATTCGTACGCGGCAGGGATTTGTAATCCTGAAGGTAACCGACCACGTGGATACCGGTGTGCCACCGCTTAAGGATATTGAGCCACAGATCCAGGAGGCAATGTATTCCGAGCAGATGCAGCCTGCGCTGCGTGCTTATCTGACGAAGCTGCGTGAAGAGGCGTATATCGATATTCGAGCGGGGTATGTGGATTCGGGAGCGAGCCCGAAGCAGACCAAGCCGGTGTTTACAGCTTATGCGCCGCCAGTGGCGAAGAAGAAGAAGGTTCAGCAGAAGAAGAGGTTCGATCGTGGAACAAAGTATTCGACGGTAGCGAAGACTACGGGGGCACCGGCTACGACTGCTGCTGTGGCCACGACTACGACTGTGACGAAGAACGGGAAGACTGTTGTCAAGGCGAAGAAGGTGAAGCGGGAGAAGATACGGTATGGGCAGGCTCCGCGGAACTCTCTGCCTCCAGGGCCCCAAGAGACCGCCTCGGGAGCGGATATAGGGGAGGGGGCGGCGTCTGCGACGGCTGCTGCCGCGGCTCCGGGAACGGCTATTGCACCGGTGGAAGGGGTTGCGCAGGAGTCTTCGACGTCCGATACGGGTCCGAATCCGCTGGCGGCTACAGCGGCTCCGCATGGAAAGACTCGCTATAGCGATCGTGCGAAGGTAGACGCTGAGAAGAAGGCCGTGAAGGTAAAGAAGAAGAAGGAAAAGGCTGCTGCAGCGTCGGCTCCTATGACTGCCGAGGAGAAGGCGGCGCAACAGACCCAGGCTGCACCGCTTGGTTTGAACGGCGATACGGCCAAGAAGAAGAAAAAGGTGAAGGTGAAGGGAGCGCCAAAGGAACGGCTGCAGAACAAGCCTCCTGCGCCACCCGCTGCGCCACCTGTAGAGACGCCGTCGAAGGCTCCTGATCGTGGGACGCCGATGGAAGGTGTGCATGGAACTGGAACACCTGCTCCGAAAGCAAGCGACACCACGACCTTGCCGCCGGCGACCGCGCCTCCTGCGAGTAATCCTCCAGATGCCGGACAACCGCCTGCGACACCGGGTTCGCCGATTCCGACGCCGCCACAACAGTAG
- a CDS encoding 3'-5' exoribonuclease YhaM family protein, whose translation MKDFFIEDAARFDNSTVTTYFVLTSMQVRDKKQGGQYLALTVSDKTGSLEARMWDEVTDAIATCDEGCYVKVQGDISKYQGKFQITLKKLRLAAESEIDPKDFQPSTKFDVEQMWAELRGYVEAFKNAELRRLVFAFLDDEQIGPAFKAAPAAKRLHHAWLGGLLEHVLTLVRVCLTTAPFYPEVDADLLVTGAILHDIGKIRELSWGSSFSYTLEGQMIGHISIAQGMLREKVQQLAPFPEKLRVLVEHMILSHHGKYEFGSPKLPMTPEALLLSALDDLEAKMQAMRNEFAAAAASGKSGGEVTDWVRSMDRPLLNSQGYLKDE comes from the coding sequence ATGAAAGACTTTTTTATTGAAGATGCGGCGCGGTTCGATAACTCGACTGTCACGACTTATTTTGTTCTGACGTCGATGCAGGTGAGAGATAAGAAGCAGGGTGGACAGTATCTTGCATTGACGGTGAGCGATAAGACGGGATCGCTTGAGGCGCGCATGTGGGACGAGGTCACCGACGCGATAGCAACCTGTGATGAAGGTTGCTATGTGAAGGTGCAGGGGGACATCTCGAAGTATCAGGGGAAGTTCCAGATTACGTTGAAGAAGCTGCGACTGGCGGCGGAGTCGGAGATCGATCCGAAGGACTTTCAGCCTTCGACGAAGTTCGACGTGGAGCAGATGTGGGCGGAGTTGCGGGGGTATGTTGAGGCTTTCAAGAACGCGGAGCTGCGGCGGCTGGTGTTTGCGTTTCTTGATGATGAGCAGATAGGGCCTGCGTTTAAGGCTGCTCCTGCGGCGAAGCGGCTGCATCATGCGTGGCTCGGTGGGCTGTTGGAGCATGTGTTGACGCTGGTGCGCGTGTGTCTTACTACGGCTCCGTTTTATCCCGAGGTGGATGCGGATCTGCTTGTTACTGGGGCGATTCTGCATGATATTGGGAAGATTCGTGAGCTTTCGTGGGGGTCCAGCTTTAGCTATACGCTTGAAGGCCAGATGATTGGGCATATCAGTATTGCGCAGGGGATGCTGCGGGAGAAGGTGCAGCAACTGGCGCCGTTTCCGGAGAAGTTGCGGGTGCTGGTGGAGCACATGATCTTGAGCCACCATGGAAAATATGAGTTCGGTTCGCCGAAGTTGCCGATGACGCCGGAGGCTCTTCTTTTGAGTGCTTTGGATGATCTTGAGGCGAAGATGCAGGCGATGCGAAATGAGTTTGCGGCCGCGGCCGCGAGCGGAAAGAGCGGTGGTGAGGTGACGGACTGGGTGAGGAGCATGGACCGTCCGCTGCTTAATAGCCAGGGGTATTTGAAGGACGAGTAG
- a CDS encoding FUSC family protein, which translates to MTLLRNWNSAARKLQWSRGLRAGLAVLVASLVCRMLGQPIGWAALGGFEAILVDNGGPYWSRLLTMGTLMLGGAAACLVASLAATPLAVALLVTAAFCFAITYARVIAQPIASTSVIILVIYFAGFGGASHSLHGALIEAFQFALGCAWATLLSLILWPLDPFRPARLQVAACYNTLAIFTAQVKDTAPQSDQREAERARVHQLQRTMRLTMEEARAALEATAARTASRTVRARSLTVLLETADMLFAKTIRWTEFVENTEDEVSRLALLDALRWLSGAERAIADGLRERPADAAASFTSEGSHSLEFLLGREQEIAKRKLTDSPLIAHFAADESDAMQNIQIAFEAVHALWSGLDIRAGDVAKRWSALADHGLAERQLAAGAAMSWTEIVRANWTGQSLMMRHALRVAVVGAIDVAIMWSMHLAHASWLGMTSVIVLQPYGSGTYRKSMQRVAGTIAGGVLAAVLAASIHSQMGIVIVLTATSVLTLATYAVNYAWYSFFLTPTFVLMSLPHLRDWHFAGVRIEMTLIGALVAVLAMRLLWPEQEKLELGRLLGQAAAADSAYVAAMLRFWKARPEERQAAERQVLAPARRRSGLAVIDAQETLDRLLLEPDLSWKQDTSGSEWESALTFVTYLQRFARAVTALAIVGTASESAVHRVEVVISRLDELSRSMVANQAVKPTDTMLPAASALYTESNIAEQQLRRLERQVNVMERAAASLQQQHRLESS; encoded by the coding sequence ATGACGTTGTTGAGGAACTGGAACAGCGCCGCACGAAAGCTTCAATGGTCGCGTGGTCTACGTGCGGGCCTCGCTGTCCTGGTCGCATCCCTCGTGTGCCGCATGCTGGGTCAGCCGATAGGTTGGGCAGCTCTCGGAGGGTTCGAAGCCATCCTGGTCGACAACGGAGGCCCCTATTGGAGCCGGCTCCTGACCATGGGAACGTTGATGCTGGGCGGCGCAGCAGCCTGTCTTGTGGCCTCCCTTGCTGCGACTCCTCTGGCAGTCGCTCTGCTGGTCACGGCGGCATTTTGTTTTGCAATCACCTACGCCCGCGTCATCGCCCAGCCCATCGCCTCGACCAGCGTAATTATCTTAGTGATCTACTTCGCCGGTTTTGGCGGAGCCTCTCATTCGCTTCACGGCGCGCTCATAGAAGCCTTCCAGTTTGCTCTGGGCTGCGCATGGGCAACCCTCTTGAGCCTCATCCTCTGGCCTCTGGATCCCTTTCGACCGGCCCGCCTGCAGGTAGCCGCTTGCTACAACACATTGGCCATCTTCACCGCACAGGTAAAGGACACCGCTCCCCAAAGCGACCAGCGCGAGGCGGAGCGAGCTCGGGTACATCAGTTGCAACGAACCATGCGGCTCACGATGGAAGAGGCAAGAGCAGCACTTGAGGCAACAGCAGCAAGAACTGCCTCGCGGACCGTGCGCGCACGCAGCCTCACTGTACTTCTTGAAACCGCCGACATGCTCTTCGCCAAAACCATCCGGTGGACCGAATTTGTCGAAAATACAGAAGATGAGGTATCGCGCCTGGCCCTCCTGGATGCCCTGCGCTGGCTAAGCGGAGCCGAGAGAGCTATCGCCGACGGCTTGCGCGAGAGGCCGGCCGACGCCGCAGCATCCTTCACTTCCGAAGGATCACACTCTCTCGAATTTCTACTAGGCCGCGAACAGGAGATCGCAAAGCGGAAGTTGACCGACAGCCCCCTGATCGCTCACTTCGCAGCCGATGAGAGCGACGCAATGCAGAACATTCAAATCGCATTTGAAGCCGTACACGCCCTCTGGAGCGGTCTGGATATACGGGCAGGAGATGTCGCAAAGCGGTGGTCCGCGCTCGCAGATCACGGCTTGGCAGAGCGTCAGCTCGCCGCAGGTGCCGCGATGAGCTGGACTGAAATCGTCAGGGCAAACTGGACTGGCCAATCGCTGATGATGCGCCATGCACTGCGCGTCGCCGTAGTAGGCGCTATCGACGTGGCGATCATGTGGAGCATGCACCTCGCTCATGCTTCATGGCTCGGAATGACTTCGGTCATCGTGCTTCAGCCCTATGGCTCGGGCACCTACCGCAAGAGCATGCAACGCGTGGCCGGAACAATCGCAGGCGGTGTCCTCGCTGCTGTCCTCGCAGCATCGATTCATAGTCAGATGGGAATCGTGATCGTCCTCACCGCGACATCCGTCCTGACTTTGGCCACCTACGCGGTCAACTATGCGTGGTATAGCTTCTTTCTCACCCCAACGTTCGTGCTCATGAGTCTCCCCCACCTGCGCGATTGGCACTTCGCCGGTGTGCGAATCGAGATGACATTGATCGGCGCTCTCGTGGCCGTACTGGCTATGCGCCTTCTGTGGCCCGAACAGGAGAAGCTCGAACTGGGTAGACTTCTCGGGCAGGCAGCGGCTGCGGACTCTGCCTATGTCGCGGCCATGCTGCGCTTTTGGAAGGCTCGCCCCGAGGAGCGCCAGGCCGCAGAGCGTCAGGTCCTGGCCCCCGCACGCAGACGCTCCGGACTCGCAGTGATCGATGCACAGGAGACGCTGGACAGACTGCTGCTGGAGCCAGATCTCAGCTGGAAGCAAGACACGTCAGGTTCGGAATGGGAGAGCGCTTTGACCTTCGTCACCTATCTGCAGCGCTTCGCACGCGCCGTCACAGCGCTTGCCATTGTCGGAACGGCCAGCGAATCCGCCGTCCATCGAGTTGAAGTCGTTATAAGCCGGCTCGACGAGTTGAGTCGATCGATGGTGGCAAACCAGGCCGTCAAGCCCACCGATACGATGCTCCCTGCAGCCTCTGCTTTATACACAGAGTCGAACATCGCGGAGCAACAGCTGCGCCGACTTGAGCGCCAGGTTAACGTGATGGAACGCGCGGCGGCCAGCCTTCAACAACAACACAGACTGGAGTCGTCGTAG
- the aroC gene encoding chorismate synthase, with amino-acid sequence MLRFSTAGESHGESLVATVSGMPAGVTVDQEFVDRELWRRQKGYGRGGRMRIERDTAHILSGVRHGKTIGSPIAMVLANNDWKNWTEILPVEAGDATKHKAVASPRPGHADLAGSLKYDFPDARYVLERASARESAARVAAGAIAKLLLRALGVEVASHVIRVGKAELQRPATWDEIAALQLKDEVLLNCVDAESEAAMKAEVDAVLRTGDTIGGVFEVVVHGLPPGVGTHANWDERMDGLLAQAVMSLQAVKAVELGRGVTAAESLGSAVHDAIGYEGSPEDGRGFTKFSREQNNAGGIEGGISNGEDVVVRGYLKPISTLRRPLGSVSFETREPVKAAYERSDVCVVPAAGVAAEAMVALTVARLMVEKFGGDSLREMQRNFNGYCEQIRAY; translated from the coding sequence ATGTTGCGATTTTCTACAGCGGGAGAGAGCCACGGGGAGAGCCTGGTGGCGACGGTGAGTGGGATGCCCGCGGGCGTTACGGTGGATCAGGAGTTTGTGGATCGCGAGCTGTGGCGGCGGCAGAAGGGGTATGGGCGCGGTGGGCGCATGCGGATTGAGCGGGATACCGCGCATATCTTGAGTGGCGTAAGGCATGGGAAGACGATTGGGTCGCCGATTGCAATGGTGTTGGCGAATAACGATTGGAAGAACTGGACTGAGATTTTGCCGGTAGAGGCTGGTGATGCGACGAAGCATAAAGCTGTCGCTTCGCCGCGGCCGGGACATGCAGATTTGGCGGGGAGTTTGAAGTATGACTTTCCTGATGCGCGGTATGTGTTGGAGAGAGCGAGTGCGCGGGAGAGTGCGGCGCGGGTTGCTGCGGGGGCGATTGCGAAGTTGTTGCTGCGGGCGCTGGGGGTTGAGGTTGCGAGTCATGTGATTCGCGTGGGGAAGGCTGAGTTGCAGCGGCCGGCGACGTGGGATGAGATCGCGGCGCTGCAGTTGAAGGATGAGGTTTTGCTGAATTGCGTGGATGCCGAGAGTGAAGCGGCGATGAAGGCCGAGGTGGATGCGGTGTTGCGGACGGGCGACACGATTGGTGGCGTGTTCGAGGTGGTGGTGCATGGTTTGCCGCCCGGTGTGGGGACGCATGCGAACTGGGATGAGCGGATGGATGGTCTGCTGGCGCAGGCGGTGATGAGTCTGCAGGCGGTGAAGGCTGTGGAGTTGGGACGTGGGGTGACTGCGGCGGAGTCGTTGGGGTCGGCGGTGCACGATGCGATTGGATATGAGGGCTCGCCTGAGGATGGCCGCGGGTTTACGAAGTTTTCTCGAGAGCAGAATAATGCGGGCGGGATTGAAGGTGGGATCTCGAATGGCGAGGATGTTGTGGTGCGGGGGTATTTGAAGCCGATTTCGACGTTGAGGCGGCCGCTTGGTTCGGTGAGTTTTGAGACGCGGGAGCCGGTGAAGGCTGCGTATGAGCGGAGCGATGTGTGTGTGGTTCCGGCGGCTGGTGTGGCGGCGGAGGCGATGGTTGCGCTGACGGTGGCGCGGTTGATGGTAGAGAAGTTTGGTGGGGACTCGCTGCGTGAGATGCAGCGAAATTTCAATGGCTATTGTGAGCAGATTCGAGCGTATTAA
- the def gene encoding peptide deformylase, producing the protein MTGKLNKIHEVVKWPDPVLAKRGETVTVFDAKLKTLTDEMFESMYAAQGIGLAAPQIAISQRITVIDVSFKKNPEEKLVLINPEIIESEGKQVEEEGCLSLPEIREKVTRAEWVKVRAQDVKGEWFEVEGTELLARAMQHEIDHLDGVLFIDRLSRLKRDLVIRKIKKLIKNGEW; encoded by the coding sequence GTGACAGGAAAATTGAACAAGATTCATGAGGTGGTGAAGTGGCCTGATCCGGTGCTGGCAAAGCGCGGGGAGACGGTGACGGTGTTTGACGCGAAGCTGAAGACGCTGACGGACGAGATGTTCGAGTCGATGTATGCGGCGCAGGGGATTGGGTTGGCGGCGCCGCAGATTGCGATCTCGCAGCGCATTACGGTGATCGATGTGAGCTTCAAGAAGAATCCGGAGGAGAAGCTGGTGCTGATCAATCCCGAGATTATTGAGAGCGAAGGCAAGCAGGTGGAGGAGGAAGGGTGCCTGAGTTTGCCGGAGATTCGCGAGAAGGTGACGCGGGCGGAGTGGGTGAAGGTGCGGGCGCAGGATGTGAAGGGCGAGTGGTTCGAGGTGGAAGGTACGGAGTTGCTGGCGCGGGCGATGCAGCATGAGATCGATCATCTGGATGGCGTGTTGTTTATCGATCGGCTGAGCCGGTTGAAGCGGGATCTGGTGATTCGGAAGATTAAGAAGCTGATTAAGAACGGCGAGTGGTGA
- the fmt gene encoding methionyl-tRNA formyltransferase, translated as MKLVFCGTPEFAVPTLEAVISAGHEVALVVTQPDRAAGRGLEVHVPPVKEVALKHGLPVVQPEKIKNNAELRTQLEGIAPDAILVVAYGRIIPQWMLELPRFGNINLHGSLLPKYRGAAPIQWAVACGEVVTGVTTMRLDAGLDTGDMLLAAVCPIGQEETAVDVYGCLAPLGAELMVETLKRLEAGTICPEVQDHSQATLAPILKREDGLVDFSRTAKEIYDRWRGFQPWPGAHTTLRGKKLIVGKMHMAKGTDGEAGVLMVDGDVLKVGCGNGSLVGLDEVQMEGKKRMSAAEFLRGYQVKSGERLGI; from the coding sequence ATGAAGTTGGTCTTTTGTGGGACTCCAGAGTTTGCAGTGCCGACGCTTGAAGCAGTGATCTCAGCAGGGCATGAGGTTGCGCTTGTGGTGACGCAGCCGGATCGTGCCGCCGGGCGCGGACTGGAGGTGCATGTGCCTCCGGTGAAAGAAGTAGCGCTGAAGCATGGATTGCCGGTGGTGCAGCCGGAGAAGATCAAGAACAATGCGGAGTTGCGCACGCAACTGGAGGGGATCGCACCCGATGCGATTCTTGTTGTCGCGTATGGGCGGATTATTCCGCAGTGGATGTTGGAACTGCCGCGGTTTGGGAATATCAATCTGCATGGGTCGCTGCTGCCGAAGTATCGTGGGGCGGCGCCGATTCAGTGGGCAGTGGCCTGTGGCGAAGTGGTGACGGGCGTGACGACGATGCGGCTGGACGCGGGGCTCGATACGGGCGATATGCTGCTGGCGGCCGTGTGTCCGATTGGCCAGGAGGAGACTGCGGTGGATGTGTATGGGTGTCTTGCTCCGTTGGGCGCAGAGTTGATGGTGGAGACGTTGAAGAGGTTGGAGGCTGGGACGATCTGTCCTGAGGTGCAGGATCACTCGCAGGCGACGCTGGCACCGATCTTGAAGCGTGAGGATGGGCTGGTGGATTTTTCGCGGACGGCGAAGGAGATCTATGACCGATGGAGAGGTTTTCAGCCTTGGCCTGGGGCGCATACGACGTTGCGAGGAAAGAAGCTGATCGTTGGGAAGATGCATATGGCGAAGGGCACGGATGGTGAGGCTGGAGTGTTGATGGTGGATGGGGATGTGTTGAAGGTGGGATGTGGCAACGGGAGCCTGGTTGGGCTGGATGAGGTGCAGATGGAAGGGAAGAAGCGGATGAGTGCGGCTGAATTTCTGCGTGGGTATCAGGTGAAGAGCGGCGAACGGTTGGGGATATGA